From Sulfurovum xiamenensis, a single genomic window includes:
- a CDS encoding CNNM domain-containing protein, producing the protein MDLLILYFTLAVMISFICSILESVLLSVNMAYVSVLEKERPIAGRLLRGHKININKSLSSILILNTIANTLGAAAVGAQAESIYGVGAVFYVSIALTFAILFLSEIIPKTIGAVYWKSLSPVAAYVIHFFIWITYPIIILTLFVTNRISRGVDTTSLTKEELLQSTLHSEDEGLLKEQESDVIENILLLDKIKIKDILTPRTVVFALDGSRSIKDIVESEPAIFKFSRVPVYDESIENITGIVMTKKIFKQGLKDDTVALSTIQKDIFKISENLPVSKALDLFIKKKEHMFLVLDNYDQTEGIVTLEDCVETILGVEIVDESDSDADMREVAKQKMRLKRRLESISNEEE; encoded by the coding sequence ATGGATTTGTTAATTCTTTATTTCACTTTAGCAGTGATGATATCCTTCATCTGTTCAATTTTAGAATCTGTTTTACTCTCTGTCAACATGGCATATGTTTCAGTGCTTGAAAAAGAGCGTCCTATCGCAGGAAGACTTTTAAGAGGACATAAAATTAATATCAACAAATCTTTATCTTCTATTTTAATTCTCAATACGATTGCCAATACTTTGGGTGCAGCTGCTGTGGGGGCACAGGCTGAAAGTATTTATGGAGTAGGTGCGGTATTTTATGTATCTATTGCCTTGACATTTGCTATTCTTTTTTTGTCTGAGATCATTCCTAAAACCATAGGTGCAGTGTACTGGAAATCTTTATCACCTGTGGCGGCATACGTGATTCATTTTTTTATTTGGATAACGTACCCTATTATCATTTTAACACTCTTTGTGACCAATCGTATAAGTAGAGGTGTTGATACAACCAGTTTGACGAAAGAAGAACTTTTACAGAGTACTTTGCATAGTGAAGATGAGGGACTTCTTAAAGAGCAGGAATCGGATGTGATCGAAAATATTCTTCTTCTTGATAAGATAAAGATCAAAGATATATTAACGCCTAGAACAGTTGTTTTTGCTTTAGATGGGAGTAGAAGTATTAAAGATATTGTTGAGAGTGAACCAGCGATATTTAAATTCTCAAGAGTACCTGTCTACGATGAGAGCATTGAAAATATTACCGGTATAGTAATGACTAAAAAAATCTTTAAACAAGGTCTAAAAGATGATACTGTAGCGTTAAGTACAATACAAAAAGACATTTTTAAGATCTCAGAAAACTTGCCTGTATCTAAGGCACTTGATCTGTTTATTAAGAAAAAAGAGCATATGTTTCTCGTCCTTGATAACTATGACCAGACTGAAGGAATTGTGACACTTGAAGATTGTGTTGAGACCATACTAGGTGTTGAGATCGTTGATGAGAGTGACAGTGATGCTGATATGAGAGAAGTTGCAAAACAAAAGATGCGTCTTAAACGTAGGTTAGAGAGTATTTCTAACGAAGAAGAATAA
- the mgtE gene encoding magnesium transporter encodes MDTLTQYLNDHPHDELHPSEIANILKDLNEKSFREALQAIPRELIADVALELPDRYFEDIVESFTTKEIADSVAELESDDQTDFMQELEEVDSSMAKAVFSQLDEDDQADILKLKQYDDDIAGAYMQVEVYTANLHDTVHDVIRQFAKLRRNDELENVNYLFVTDEKHHLRYGIGLDHLLVFNFDQTLEENINENPEKYKPVMGYDSDDISDIVQKFQEYDLSSMPIIDEKGMLLGRITSDDIYDIINEQATDQMYHLAGVNDDAEEDEDIFKAGKSRAVWLGVNLITAITASLVIGLFEDTLQSIVALAILMPIVASMGGNAGTQSLTVVVRQLALGDIAQHDAFRTIRKEVILSLANGFLFAIIMGIIASIWFDKGMLGIVIALSMVINLLSAGFFGAMVPLLLKKMEVDPAIGSTVVLTTVTDVVGFFSFLGLATLILL; translated from the coding sequence ATGGATACACTCACACAATATTTAAATGATCATCCTCATGATGAACTGCATCCTTCAGAGATAGCGAATATTCTTAAAGATCTCAATGAAAAAAGTTTTCGTGAAGCATTACAGGCCATACCTAGAGAGCTTATTGCAGATGTTGCATTGGAACTTCCGGACAGATATTTTGAAGATATTGTTGAGTCTTTTACCACAAAAGAAATTGCAGATTCGGTCGCTGAACTGGAAAGTGATGACCAGACAGACTTTATGCAGGAGCTTGAAGAGGTCGATTCAAGTATGGCTAAAGCAGTATTTAGCCAGTTGGATGAAGATGACCAGGCAGATATTTTAAAGCTTAAGCAGTATGATGATGATATCGCGGGTGCGTATATGCAAGTAGAGGTATATACGGCCAATTTACATGATACGGTACATGATGTGATCAGACAATTTGCGAAACTAAGACGTAATGATGAACTTGAGAATGTGAATTATCTTTTTGTCACGGATGAAAAGCATCACTTGCGTTATGGTATAGGTTTGGACCATCTTCTGGTCTTTAATTTTGATCAGACACTAGAAGAGAATATTAACGAAAACCCTGAAAAATATAAACCTGTTATGGGATACGATTCTGACGATATCAGTGATATCGTACAGAAGTTTCAGGAGTATGACCTGTCATCGATGCCTATTATTGATGAGAAGGGTATGCTTCTTGGGCGTATTACTTCAGATGATATCTATGACATTATCAATGAACAGGCGACAGATCAAATGTACCATTTGGCAGGGGTGAATGACGATGCAGAAGAGGATGAAGATATCTTTAAAGCAGGTAAATCACGTGCTGTATGGTTGGGGGTGAATCTGATCACAGCTATCACTGCTTCTTTGGTCATAGGCCTTTTTGAAGATACACTTCAGAGCATTGTCGCGTTGGCTATTTTGATGCCTATCGTAGCTTCTATGGGTGGCAATGCAGGGACGCAAAGTCTTACGGTGGTTGTACGTCAGCTTGCACTTGGTGACATTGCACAGCATGATGCATTTCGTACGATAAGGAAAGAAGTCATACTCTCTCTTGCAAATGGTTTCCTTTTTGCTATAATCATGGGTATAATAGCCTCAATATGGTTTGATAAAGGGATGCTTGGTATCGTGATCGCACTCTCTATGGTCATCAATCTATTGAGTGCAGGTTTCTTTGGTGCTATGGTGCCATTGTTACTCAAAAAAATGGAAGTTGATCCAGCCATTGGAAGTACTGTGGTACTTACAACGGTAACGGATGTTGTAGGCTTCTTTTCGTTCTTGGGTCTAGCGACCCTAATATTATTATAA
- a CDS encoding YgaP family membrane protein → MDINKWRATCRPVRIVVGSALIGYGVYSGNAWFYLGMIPLIAGLSNFCPACIATQKCDISEK, encoded by the coding sequence ATGGATATAAATAAATGGAGAGCCACATGTAGACCTGTGAGAATTGTGGTAGGATCGGCACTTATCGGTTATGGTGTATACTCAGGAAATGCTTGGTTCTATCTTGGTATGATCCCACTTATTGCAGGACTTAGCAACTTTTGTCCGGCATGTATCGCCACTCAAAAGTGTGATATATCAGAAAAATAA
- a CDS encoding TolC family protein: MKKTLLRYAVGMCIFSHEAFSQEIFTVDHMKHYLTEENPYIYTAVGQQYIDAARIQSAEGGFDTKLSVAYDQKEYPISTGEFSDISFSKPTENGTEFIVGYRRAEGIQEYNNIKTGSEGELRVGVKVPVFSLLNDMNERKYTLEAAKINATRSAFESQNNLRNLYTHIVTSYYQLLYYSEVLKLEKKLLHKATKRNRFIEKRVSSGDLADVAILESKQQIINREQRVLTTKNNYSQALQLFLNYLNLSKKEFELRYVLPSLKMLKSEKILFQNAITQALTHRPDIKVLDSQRTKLDLDTTYNSVSAYPKLNLFAYGVHDIQYGEGIKVGLQFDIPLERRSYKGKMIEIQKGMSQIEEEKHRLLLELKTNLSNLIYSLDIINQNIELGEKETKIVETLEEAENKKYEVGSSDLFQINQREIRTLEVKKKQLEYYLNALVIQQEIKKEMGESMTL; this comes from the coding sequence ATGAAAAAAACACTTTTAAGATACGCTGTGGGTATGTGTATCTTTTCTCATGAAGCTTTTTCTCAAGAGATCTTTACCGTGGATCATATGAAACACTATCTCACAGAAGAAAACCCCTATATTTACACGGCAGTGGGACAACAATATATTGATGCAGCCCGTATTCAATCAGCAGAGGGAGGCTTTGATACGAAACTCTCTGTAGCGTATGACCAAAAAGAGTATCCGATAAGTACAGGTGAATTTTCTGATATCTCTTTTAGCAAACCGACAGAAAACGGTACAGAATTTATTGTAGGGTATAGGAGAGCTGAAGGCATTCAAGAGTATAACAATATCAAAACAGGTAGTGAAGGGGAATTGCGTGTGGGAGTGAAAGTACCCGTATTTTCACTATTGAACGATATGAATGAACGAAAATATACACTTGAAGCTGCGAAAATAAATGCGACTAGATCGGCTTTTGAATCACAAAACAATTTAAGAAATCTCTATACGCATATCGTTACTTCGTATTATCAACTTCTCTACTATAGTGAAGTACTAAAGCTTGAGAAAAAACTGCTGCATAAAGCGACCAAAAGAAATCGTTTTATTGAGAAAAGAGTCAGCTCAGGAGATCTTGCTGATGTTGCAATACTCGAATCTAAACAGCAGATCATTAATCGTGAACAAAGAGTTCTCACAACTAAAAACAATTATAGTCAGGCCTTACAGCTCTTTTTAAATTATCTGAACCTCTCTAAAAAAGAGTTTGAACTGAGATATGTTCTCCCTTCATTAAAAATGCTGAAGAGTGAAAAAATACTTTTTCAAAATGCGATCACTCAAGCATTAACACATAGACCGGATATCAAAGTCTTGGACTCCCAACGCACTAAACTGGACCTGGATACAACCTATAATAGTGTATCCGCGTATCCGAAGTTAAATCTTTTTGCCTATGGTGTTCATGATATTCAATATGGAGAGGGTATCAAAGTTGGATTACAATTTGATATACCATTAGAAAGACGCTCTTATAAGGGAAAGATGATCGAGATACAAAAAGGTATGAGTCAAATTGAAGAAGAGAAACATAGATTACTGTTAGAATTGAAAACAAATCTCAGTAATCTCATCTATTCATTAGATATTATCAATCAAAATATAGAATTAGGGGAGAAAGAAACAAAGATCGTTGAGACACTTGAAGAAGCCGAAAATAAAAAATATGAAGTAGGTTCAAGTGACCTTTTTCAGATCAATCAACGTGAAATAAGAACATTGGAAGTAAAGAAAAAGCAATTGGAATACTACCTCAATGCCTTGGTGATACAACAGGAGATAAAAAAAGAGATGGGAGAGTCCATGACACTTTAA
- a CDS encoding HlyD family secretion protein has product MDRFEFDALKLTETHPFVNRIGRFTFFLILFFIAILFLPWRQTVQGEGTLIAYDPTQRIQSISAPIDGFIDTFYVSENEHVRKGMKLFNMIDPDKDYRTRVYKMKEDFEQQHQNIENELIVLKQKDTSLLNQKKIRMELYDKRYIQAEEQLKSLQLKYQAEKKNYEVLFNHFTRVKQLYLQKIESKKNYEKSENQYINAKTKLEKIEIDIEVQKRHLSIIQQEKQHFLEEIENQIRTLENNMLGVETRLNILTRDYEKHLTEIARYETSSVVSKKDGFVMRILENDKNTYIKKGQPILRFSPDVNTSALLLKVSDFNMPLIKEGLPVRIRFHGWPVLHIPGWPVIRFGTFGGIIKRVDPILHEKGAYYAYVVEDPNEPWPSHEKLRVGTDAMAWVALSRVPIWYELWRLMNAFPANMVTPEQK; this is encoded by the coding sequence ATGGATAGATTTGAATTTGATGCATTGAAACTTACTGAGACTCATCCTTTTGTGAATCGTATTGGGCGTTTTACTTTTTTTCTGATACTTTTTTTCATAGCCATTCTTTTTCTGCCCTGGAGACAAACTGTTCAGGGGGAAGGTACATTGATCGCGTATGACCCCACCCAGAGAATACAGTCTATCTCTGCACCTATCGATGGTTTTATTGATACTTTTTATGTTTCAGAGAACGAACATGTACGCAAGGGGATGAAACTCTTCAATATGATCGATCCTGATAAAGACTATAGAACACGTGTATATAAAATGAAAGAGGATTTCGAACAGCAGCATCAGAATATAGAAAATGAACTCATTGTACTCAAACAAAAAGACACCAGTCTTCTGAATCAGAAAAAAATACGCATGGAGCTCTATGATAAACGTTATATTCAGGCAGAGGAACAGTTGAAAAGTCTACAGCTCAAATATCAGGCAGAAAAGAAAAACTATGAAGTTTTATTCAACCATTTTACCAGGGTTAAACAACTCTATCTTCAAAAAATAGAATCAAAAAAGAATTATGAGAAAAGTGAGAACCAATATATCAATGCGAAAACAAAATTAGAGAAGATTGAAATTGATATAGAGGTGCAAAAGCGTCATTTATCAATCATTCAACAGGAAAAACAACACTTTTTAGAAGAAATAGAAAATCAGATAAGAACACTTGAAAACAATATGTTAGGGGTGGAAACACGCTTAAATATTTTAACAAGAGACTATGAAAAACATTTGACAGAGATAGCCAGATATGAAACATCATCAGTAGTTTCAAAAAAAGACGGTTTTGTCATGCGTATCTTGGAAAATGACAAGAATACCTATATTAAAAAAGGGCAACCGATCCTACGTTTTTCTCCCGATGTCAATACCAGTGCACTTTTGTTAAAGGTTTCGGACTTCAATATGCCTTTAATCAAAGAGGGACTTCCGGTAAGGATCAGATTTCATGGATGGCCTGTGTTGCATATTCCCGGATGGCCGGTGATAAGATTTGGTACCTTTGGAGGCATTATTAAGAGAGTTGATCCGATATTACATGAGAAAGGTGCTTACTATGCCTATGTGGTTGAAGATCCGAATGAACCATGGCCTTCTCATGAAAAACTTCGTGTGGGTACTGATGCAATGGCATGGGTTGCTTTGTCACGTGTACCGATCTGGTATGAACTTTGGCGCTTAATGAATGCATTCCCTGCAAATATGGTCACACCGGAGCAAAAATAA
- a CDS encoding ABC transporter ATP-binding protein: MKLNDIVVNYVKKIIKEDRKNIFHLVYYSIIDAILVLSIPLASAIIINSVLAHASLSVVILGSVVLVLFLFITILQLLKGYIVEKFQQKVFLQEGIEVATKALHLKHEDHNDEINHRKLMNYFFDITSIQKFFPILLLDGLGLMIKIVVSLLLLLAFDPVLFAAGALFFSIYIILLFLLGHNAAKRALERSDAKHSTIYFLQHINEEKGSEKETLTKFNTSLSQYVDARKKLFQIIIRQLGFTYFAEGFIFSMFLVIGGYLVINGSLPLGEFVAAEIIVTSITYALKGFAKQLDYIYDMIEGLYKVNKLSVGLEDKNDG, from the coding sequence ATGAAACTCAATGATATTGTTGTGAATTATGTAAAAAAAATCATTAAAGAAGATCGAAAAAACATTTTTCATTTAGTCTATTACTCTATCATAGATGCTATTCTTGTCTTGTCTATTCCTCTTGCATCCGCAATTATCATCAACAGTGTATTGGCACATGCTTCGCTCTCTGTAGTTATTTTGGGATCAGTAGTCCTTGTGTTATTTCTATTTATTACCATTTTACAATTGCTTAAAGGCTATATTGTCGAAAAGTTTCAACAGAAAGTTTTTCTTCAAGAAGGTATAGAAGTGGCGACAAAAGCATTACATCTGAAGCACGAAGATCATAATGACGAAATTAACCATAGAAAATTAATGAACTACTTTTTTGATATCACTTCGATCCAAAAGTTTTTTCCTATTCTTTTGCTTGATGGCTTGGGATTGATGATCAAGATCGTTGTGAGTCTTCTTTTGTTACTTGCATTTGATCCGGTACTATTTGCTGCGGGGGCACTCTTTTTCTCTATCTATATCATTCTGTTGTTTCTACTTGGTCATAATGCAGCTAAAAGAGCATTGGAGCGTTCAGATGCAAAACATAGTACCATCTATTTTTTACAGCATATCAATGAAGAGAAGGGTAGTGAAAAAGAAACGCTGACAAAGTTCAACACCAGTTTAAGTCAGTATGTAGATGCCAGGAAAAAGTTATTTCAGATCATTATCAGACAATTGGGATTTACTTATTTTGCAGAAGGGTTCATTTTTAGTATGTTCTTGGTCATAGGAGGTTATCTTGTAATCAATGGAAGTTTGCCTTTGGGGGAATTTGTTGCGGCTGAAATTATTGTGACCTCTATTACGTATGCATTAAAAGGATTTGCAAAACAGCTTGATTATATTTACGATATGATCGAAGGACTCTATAAAGTCAATAAGTTGTCAGTAGGTCTGGAGGATAAGAACGATGGATAG